A region from the Sulfuricurvum sp. genome encodes:
- a CDS encoding sensor domain-containing diguanylate cyclase: MLQWKNYLPAMRNALEHFTQEVQSSECFIKHEFSYAQTINEQKEKLLSVFDSFDSSDESHIIEEYLEFCIQNDLPYLFVHSELSNVAREILGLLASEGKCSSVAYANEHFSALENRISEEYYQQILRKLATKNHLRLSHLSHLIEKHLMIHYQHHLEWMLVLIAKLQGTEREGSSCELDHTQCSFGQWLHNPSLPYLSNTSHFHDIQRLHIALHELASNIMQHHSSDGFNHRNLIQLLIQLDYTSLEIGNEIAIINDMLIIGEYTKDPLTGLLGRRLFEKIMISQIEIAKATETKSTMIMCDLDHFKAINDRFGHLAGDEVIKDFAATLQKTLRKSDFIFRFGGEEFLILLPSTTYKEAHTIAETIVQTVSEHELKYESARLSYTVSIGVFEIDSNDLTFVTKETIQKYVHAVDAKLYLAKQNGRNRVE; encoded by the coding sequence ATGCTTCAATGGAAAAACTATTTGCCAGCCATGCGTAATGCATTGGAGCATTTCACCCAAGAGGTACAAAGCAGCGAATGTTTCATAAAGCATGAATTCTCTTATGCACAAACGATCAACGAACAAAAAGAGAAACTTCTCTCCGTTTTTGACTCTTTTGATTCCTCAGATGAAAGCCATATCATCGAAGAGTACCTCGAATTTTGCATCCAAAATGATCTCCCTTATCTTTTTGTCCACAGCGAATTGTCCAATGTCGCTCGTGAGATATTAGGCCTTTTGGCATCTGAGGGAAAATGTTCTTCCGTTGCTTACGCCAATGAGCATTTTTCCGCATTAGAGAATCGTATCTCCGAAGAGTATTATCAACAGATTTTACGAAAGCTGGCGACTAAAAATCACCTCCGTCTCTCCCATCTTTCTCACTTAATCGAAAAACATCTGATGATCCATTATCAGCACCATTTGGAATGGATGCTGGTGCTGATTGCAAAACTTCAAGGGACAGAACGGGAGGGGAGCAGTTGTGAACTAGATCATACTCAATGCTCATTCGGGCAATGGCTTCACAACCCTTCTCTTCCTTACCTTTCCAATACAAGCCATTTTCATGACATTCAGCGGCTTCATATCGCCTTGCATGAGTTGGCCTCCAATATTATGCAGCACCATTCGTCCGACGGGTTCAATCATAGGAATCTGATCCAGCTACTGATCCAACTGGATTACACCTCACTGGAAATCGGCAATGAAATCGCCATTATTAACGATATGCTGATCATCGGGGAATATACTAAGGACCCTTTGACCGGACTTCTCGGGCGACGTCTGTTTGAAAAAATCATGATCAGTCAGATCGAAATTGCCAAAGCCACAGAGACCAAATCAACCATGATCATGTGCGATCTGGACCATTTCAAGGCAATCAATGACCGTTTCGGCCATCTTGCCGGAGATGAAGTAATCAAAGATTTTGCGGCCACACTTCAAAAAACCTTGCGCAAATCCGACTTTATTTTCCGCTTCGGCGGAGAAGAGTTTTTAATTCTCCTCCCCTCAACAACGTACAAAGAGGCACACACAATCGCCGAAACGATCGTTCAAACGGTTTCTGAACATGAACTCAAATATGAAAGCGCCCGTCTTTCCTACACCGTCAGTATCGGCGTATTTGAAATCGACAGCAACGATCTCACCTTTGTGACAAAAGAGACCATTCAAAAATATGTCCATGCCGTCGATGCCAAACTCTATTTGGCCAAACAAAACGGACGAAATCGGGTTGAGTAA
- a CDS encoding GatB/YqeY domain-containing protein, whose product MTLREQINDDIKTAMKEKNSALRDALRLLSSAMKQIEVDERKELTDEDVIKIIQKQVKQRNDAMAQYRDAGREDLYEKEASEAAIFETYLPKQLTDEELENALRSLISEIGATSIKDIGRIMGAASKALGAQADGKRINECAKKILA is encoded by the coding sequence ATGACACTCAGAGAACAGATAAACGACGATATCAAAACAGCGATGAAAGAGAAAAACAGTGCATTGCGCGATGCACTTCGTCTTCTCAGCAGCGCGATGAAACAAATCGAAGTCGATGAGCGCAAAGAGCTTACTGATGAAGATGTCATCAAAATCATCCAAAAACAGGTTAAACAACGCAACGACGCAATGGCTCAGTATCGTGATGCGGGACGTGAAGATTTGTATGAAAAAGAGGCTTCTGAAGCAGCTATTTTCGAAACCTATCTTCCGAAGCAGCTCACTGATGAAGAGCTTGAAAACGCTCTGCGTTCACTGATCAGTGAAATCGGGGCCACTTCGATCAAAGACATCGGACGTATCATGGGTGCCGCATCCAAAGCACTCGGAGCACAAGCCGACGGCAAGCGCATCAACGAATGTGCAAAAAAGATTTTGGCGTAG
- the flgH gene encoding flagellar basal body L-ring protein FlgH: protein MRISLYLSILSASLLVSGCTARITEPEIAFTPPKYVEEMPSREEENTFVARGSLFGQGDSPLFSDHKAMHVNDIVTVVISETAASSSVGKKALSEADTIGLKGGIMTSGGGNSAVSSAVSKLNGLADIGLSGGSTSSYTGSGSATKNATFTTTVSSRIVKVMSNGNYFITGRREIMVDDQKQIMELSGVIRPYDIDQNNQISSSKISDAKILYANEGDVDRSTQQGWGSKLVNAVWPF, encoded by the coding sequence ATGCGGATATCCCTATACCTCTCGATACTCTCGGCATCATTGTTGGTAAGCGGCTGTACGGCACGTATTACAGAACCCGAAATCGCATTTACCCCTCCAAAATACGTCGAAGAGATGCCCTCACGTGAAGAAGAGAACACCTTTGTCGCCCGGGGGAGTTTGTTCGGTCAGGGTGACAGTCCGCTCTTTTCCGATCATAAAGCGATGCATGTCAATGATATCGTAACCGTTGTCATCTCCGAAACGGCAGCCAGCTCCAGCGTTGGTAAGAAAGCGCTTTCCGAAGCGGATACGATTGGACTAAAAGGCGGTATCATGACATCCGGCGGTGGAAACTCGGCGGTAAGTTCTGCAGTAAGCAAGCTGAACGGATTAGCAGATATCGGGTTAAGTGGCGGATCGACATCCTCTTATACGGGATCGGGGAGCGCAACGAAAAATGCGACGTTTACCACTACGGTATCATCGCGAATTGTCAAAGTAATGTCAAACGGGAACTATTTTATCACCGGTCGACGGGAGATTATGGTGGACGATCAAAAGCAGATTATGGAGTTAAGCGGAGTAATCCGTCCGTATGATATTGATCAGAATAACCAAATCAGCTCGTCTAAAATTTCCGATGCTAAAATCCTGTATGCGAATGAAGGGGATGTCGACCGTTCAACTCAGCAAGGGTGGGGAAGCAAGCTCGTCAATGCAGTTTGGCCGTTTTAA
- a CDS encoding peptidoglycan DD-metalloendopeptidase family protein: MKTPFSLLLLSFLVVSLPAAKIDEKINKTSKQLNETKQTYSSLSAKLEETASKINQQKQIVGTQQEHINSLVQDLQSKESVYQSNKSTLKELETQQNNLIKTQNEIEQRLVFAIARNTSISLLINDDRAKEADALITEEALKLHLKQINQEIKELNVLFADNNEKITGLSSKTTILKQSIAVIDKQKNKVLETKKENEKAIAKLEKDKQEYKKSLDKILEQQRSLQNTLASLNIIKRESLKPKKAPPPLTPPKPGSKPVPEDVKQAVAEYSPSNVAAYAGERTIAPLDGYVVTKRFGPYTDPVYGIKIFNDSVSLRPTEADAKVKTVLNGKVIFAKPTAMLENVIIIEHDNGLHTIYAHLDKIAPTVEVGKRIKQGSIIGRVARELMFEVTQRNAHIDPMQMIH; the protein is encoded by the coding sequence ATGAAAACCCCCTTCTCCCTCCTTTTGCTCTCTTTTCTCGTTGTTTCGCTCCCTGCAGCGAAAATTGATGAAAAAATCAATAAGACGTCCAAACAACTGAATGAGACGAAACAAACATACTCCAGTCTCAGTGCCAAACTCGAAGAGACCGCATCCAAAATCAATCAGCAAAAGCAGATTGTCGGAACGCAGCAAGAACATATCAATTCTCTCGTTCAGGACCTGCAATCCAAAGAGAGTGTTTATCAATCCAATAAATCGACACTCAAAGAGTTGGAAACTCAGCAAAACAACCTGATTAAAACCCAAAATGAGATAGAACAGCGTCTTGTTTTTGCCATTGCGCGCAATACCTCCATCTCATTGCTGATCAACGATGACCGTGCCAAAGAGGCAGATGCTCTTATTACCGAAGAAGCCCTCAAACTTCATCTCAAACAGATCAATCAAGAGATCAAAGAGCTCAATGTGTTATTTGCCGATAACAACGAAAAAATAACCGGCCTCTCTAGCAAAACAACGATTTTAAAACAATCCATTGCAGTCATTGATAAACAAAAGAACAAAGTCCTAGAGACAAAAAAAGAAAATGAAAAAGCGATTGCAAAACTTGAAAAAGACAAACAAGAGTATAAAAAATCGCTGGATAAGATTTTAGAGCAACAACGCTCATTGCAAAATACACTTGCAAGTCTCAATATCATCAAACGCGAATCACTCAAGCCTAAAAAAGCTCCGCCTCCGCTCACACCGCCGAAACCGGGTTCCAAACCGGTTCCAGAAGATGTCAAACAAGCGGTAGCCGAATACAGCCCTTCAAATGTAGCGGCCTATGCGGGAGAACGGACGATTGCACCGCTTGATGGCTATGTCGTCACCAAACGCTTCGGCCCATATACCGATCCGGTCTATGGAATCAAGATCTTTAACGACTCAGTGTCACTGCGCCCTACCGAAGCCGACGCAAAAGTCAAAACGGTCCTCAACGGCAAAGTCATTTTTGCCAAACCGACGGCAATGCTGGAAAATGTCATCATTATCGAACACGATAACGGTTTACATACCATCTACGCCCATTTGGATAAAATCGCCCCTACCGTCGAAGTGGGCAAACGGATCAAACAAGGTTCGATCATCGGACGTGTCGCTCGTGAACTGATGTTCGAAGTTACACAGCGCAATGCACACATCGATCCGATGCAGATGATTCACTAG
- a CDS encoding cell division protein FtsX, whose amino-acid sequence MKSLKNHISLIIALFTVLFAVQIYVAVDRTIAAYETNLKNDYSIIVVSNKAFTPVEFKAMDTLIERSEAIATDQVLNRLQGEMTQKNLDLLKLTLPKFYRLYLNRFPTPSEIQNLQKRLQKNPAIVRVEGYAQTHDTVYKLMLLFKDVVQVFSIAIAAVTSLLILKEMRLWQFQHSERMSIMALFGAPVWLRSAVLFRLAIVDAIIATAILCLTFFIIGEYGWMDLLLQTVGIKIQLFNFIDDSIRSLLIALGVSIVLTMTIVIGNEEEE is encoded by the coding sequence ATGAAGTCTCTTAAAAACCATATTTCACTTATCATTGCCCTTTTCACAGTTTTATTTGCGGTTCAGATTTATGTCGCGGTTGACCGTACGATTGCCGCATACGAAACCAATCTTAAAAATGATTATTCGATCATTGTCGTCTCCAACAAGGCATTCACCCCGGTCGAGTTCAAAGCGATGGATACGCTCATAGAGCGCAGTGAAGCCATCGCTACCGATCAGGTTTTAAACCGTCTCCAAGGGGAAATGACACAAAAAAATCTGGACTTGCTCAAACTGACTCTTCCAAAATTTTATCGACTCTATTTGAACCGTTTTCCGACGCCTTCTGAGATTCAAAACCTTCAAAAAAGACTTCAAAAGAATCCTGCAATCGTCCGGGTGGAAGGGTATGCTCAAACACATGACACCGTCTACAAACTGATGCTGCTGTTTAAAGACGTCGTTCAGGTATTCTCAATCGCCATCGCTGCCGTTACCTCATTGCTCATTCTCAAAGAGATGCGTTTGTGGCAGTTCCAACATTCGGAACGTATGAGTATCATGGCCCTTTTCGGTGCACCGGTATGGCTCCGTTCCGCCGTCCTTTTCCGTCTTGCTATCGTTGATGCCATTATCGCTACCGCCATTTTGTGTTTGACCTTTTTTATCATTGGAGAATACGGATGGATGGACTTACTGCTACAAACCGTCGGTATTAAAATCCAACTTTTCAATTTTATCGATGACAGTATCCGATCTCTCCTCATAGCGCTCGGGGTCTCCATCGTTCTCACAATGACGATCGTAATCGGAAATGAAGAAGAGGAATAG
- a CDS encoding ABC transporter ATP-binding protein has protein sequence MDKVIIAENLSLSYKEFESIISKASFSIDAGSFVFITGASGSGKSTLLKSFYGAITPRAGQLMVGGVKMNKISTSKLNFLRRHIGVVFQDYKLIKEWTIEKNVMLPLIISGYTKDVSGSQVQKLLGHVKLIHQAGKYPPELSGGEQQRVAMARALAHNPILILADEPTGNLDEYSSQVIWNLLEGANTQLKTTIVVVTHHIPSEITVPYKHFHIELGNIHEVS, from the coding sequence ATGGATAAAGTCATTATTGCAGAAAACCTCTCCCTCTCGTACAAAGAGTTCGAAAGCATTATCAGCAAAGCTTCGTTTTCTATCGATGCAGGGAGTTTTGTGTTTATCACCGGTGCCAGCGGAAGCGGCAAATCAACCCTTCTAAAATCATTTTACGGGGCTATTACTCCTAGAGCCGGCCAGTTGATGGTAGGCGGGGTGAAAATGAATAAAATCAGCACCTCGAAGCTCAATTTTCTCCGCCGTCATATCGGTGTCGTCTTTCAAGACTACAAACTGATTAAAGAGTGGACCATCGAAAAGAATGTCATGCTTCCTCTTATCATCTCTGGCTATACCAAAGATGTGAGCGGTTCACAGGTACAAAAGCTCCTCGGACATGTCAAACTGATCCATCAAGCGGGAAAATATCCTCCGGAACTCAGCGGGGGTGAGCAGCAGCGTGTTGCGATGGCCCGTGCATTGGCTCATAATCCGATCCTCATTTTGGCGGATGAGCCGACCGGAAATTTGGATGAATATTCATCGCAAGTCATATGGAACTTATTGGAAGGGGCCAACACGCAGCTCAAGACGACCATCGTCGTAGTTACCCATCATATCCCATCCGAAATCACCGTACCGTATAAACATTTTCATATTGAGCTAGGGAATATCCATGAAGTCTCTTAA
- the trmB gene encoding tRNA (guanosine(46)-N7)-methyltransferase TrmB — protein sequence MPHLNLESFKPLTFPAQCGDVEFLFQADYKNQSGGALIATRYKGREFFLVHKKTENKELLKSDKVTRPSPNFLVKHALLAYAECSGSRILDSNVDNAPENTHLKTHDALKSIPFFVENFPRDREVRIEIGFGSARHLLHQAAANPDVLFIGLEIHKPSIEQALKQIVIQKLSNIMVLDYDARLFLEFVPSNIVGKIYVHFPVPWDKKPHRRVISEAFLKESDRVLSVGGTLELRTDSENYYRFALETFSSPAKSRFDVRKNQEIAIVSKYEDRWKKMEKNIYDVTFTCEDESPEPDIIGDFSFSSDPIDFSVIDRIKKETYKREWGFLHVERTFSIGEDGSMLRLSMGSFDRPESTYVIIQNATARYYPTTPVPSSANLKAHILLNELIHG from the coding sequence ATGCCGCATTTAAATCTCGAATCATTCAAACCCCTCACCTTTCCCGCACAATGCGGTGACGTTGAGTTTCTGTTTCAAGCAGACTATAAAAACCAAAGCGGCGGAGCACTTATCGCTACCCGTTATAAAGGCCGGGAATTCTTTTTAGTACACAAAAAGACGGAGAATAAAGAGCTCCTAAAAAGCGATAAAGTCACCCGCCCCTCCCCGAACTTTTTGGTTAAACACGCCCTTTTGGCGTATGCGGAGTGTTCCGGTTCACGTATTCTCGATTCCAATGTCGATAATGCACCGGAAAACACCCATCTTAAAACACATGACGCGCTTAAATCGATCCCTTTTTTCGTCGAAAACTTTCCACGTGACCGAGAAGTGCGTATCGAGATCGGATTCGGCTCAGCCCGACATCTGCTTCATCAAGCTGCCGCGAATCCCGATGTTTTATTTATCGGGTTGGAGATTCATAAACCCTCTATCGAACAGGCACTCAAACAGATCGTCATCCAAAAGCTGTCCAACATCATGGTGCTTGATTACGATGCACGCCTTTTTCTAGAATTTGTCCCTTCCAACATCGTTGGAAAAATTTACGTCCATTTTCCCGTCCCTTGGGACAAAAAGCCGCACCGTCGTGTCATTTCCGAAGCATTCTTAAAAGAATCAGATCGTGTACTAAGCGTCGGCGGGACGCTCGAACTCCGCACCGACAGTGAAAATTATTACCGATTTGCCCTTGAGACGTTCAGTTCTCCGGCAAAAAGCCGATTCGACGTCCGTAAAAACCAAGAGATCGCTATCGTGAGTAAATACGAAGACCGCTGGAAGAAGATGGAAAAAAATATCTACGACGTCACATTTACCTGTGAAGACGAAAGTCCTGAACCGGATATTATCGGTGATTTTTCTTTTAGCTCCGATCCCATTGATTTTAGTGTTATCGATCGTATCAAAAAAGAGACCTACAAACGGGAGTGGGGATTTTTACATGTTGAACGTACCTTTAGCATCGGTGAAGATGGAAGTATGCTCCGTCTTTCCATGGGAAGTTTCGACCGGCCTGAGAGTACGTATGTTATTATCCAAAACGCTACAGCCCGTTATTACCCGACGACACCCGTCCCATCCAGTGCAAACCTGAAAGCCCATATCTTATTAAACGAGTTGATTCATGGATAA
- a CDS encoding fibronectin type III domain-containing protein: protein MHSSIRYVLSTSLALSLFSGCAPQPAPQKTVTIDSTLPTPSMNGFIADITSAAFEWKPIEDPRVNGLYIYRNTPGAEDQKLQRIATVDSRFATHYVDNDLKPATQYQYRFSSFTKEGSESVGSETLLVATQPMIAPVSFFQSVGNMPRSAKLLWRPHPNGKISGYVIERQDANDQKWNVIATITGRLNAEFIDRDLKDGQVYFYRIKAVTFDKLSTEPSEVTKVVTKPLPPEIKNITATNNIPRAITLTWEPSPLSDFSHYNIYRSSTPNGSFDYHVKLEATTFTDKITEDGKFYFYKVTAVDKDGLESTLSPVATQGSTLSKPQTPIAYEGKILNKAVELQWSNNDPRTVSYTVVKTTKTSWISRESIDINNITEPRFHDGDIKPDTTYLYEIMSVDKDGIRSLPTQAIELSFEAK, encoded by the coding sequence ATGCACTCATCGATCCGATACGTATTGAGCACCTCTTTAGCTCTGAGTCTCTTTAGCGGTTGTGCGCCTCAACCTGCACCTCAAAAAACGGTAACCATCGATTCGACACTTCCAACCCCTTCTATGAACGGATTTATCGCGGATATCACATCGGCTGCGTTTGAGTGGAAACCTATTGAAGATCCGAGAGTCAACGGTCTCTATATCTATCGCAACACGCCGGGTGCAGAGGATCAAAAATTACAGCGTATTGCTACAGTCGACAGCCGTTTTGCGACCCATTATGTGGATAACGATTTAAAACCCGCAACGCAATATCAATACCGTTTTTCATCCTTTACCAAAGAGGGAAGCGAATCGGTCGGCAGTGAAACACTCCTCGTAGCGACGCAGCCGATGATCGCTCCGGTCAGCTTTTTCCAATCTGTCGGCAATATGCCGCGCAGTGCGAAACTTCTCTGGCGTCCGCATCCTAACGGAAAAATCAGCGGGTATGTGATTGAACGCCAAGATGCAAACGACCAAAAATGGAACGTTATTGCCACAATTACAGGACGTTTGAACGCTGAGTTTATCGACCGTGATCTCAAAGACGGCCAAGTCTATTTTTATCGCATCAAAGCAGTTACATTCGACAAACTCTCCACAGAACCGAGCGAAGTGACAAAAGTCGTAACCAAACCTCTCCCGCCTGAAATCAAAAACATTACCGCCACCAACAATATCCCTCGTGCGATTACATTGACATGGGAACCGAGTCCGTTGAGCGATTTCAGCCATTACAATATTTATCGTTCCTCCACTCCGAACGGATCATTTGATTATCATGTAAAACTTGAAGCAACGACCTTTACCGATAAGATTACGGAAGACGGGAAATTCTACTTTTACAAAGTCACCGCTGTTGATAAAGACGGCTTGGAAAGTACTCTCTCTCCTGTAGCAACACAAGGATCAACCCTCTCAAAACCTCAAACACCGATCGCGTATGAGGGTAAAATACTCAACAAAGCGGTCGAATTGCAATGGAGTAATAACGACCCGCGCACCGTCTCCTATACAGTCGTCAAAACGACCAAGACAAGCTGGATCAGCCGTGAGAGTATCGATATCAACAACATCACGGAGCCTCGTTTCCATGATGGGGATATCAAACCGGATACCACTTATTTGTATGAAATCATGAGTGTCGATAAAGACGGAATCCGTTCTCTGCCGACTCAGGCGATTGAACTCAGTTTCGAGGCAAAATAA
- a CDS encoding RluA family pseudouridine synthase — MTQAKAHFTTDTAVRLDVFLTQQLGQTRNQITQLIDQECVSVDGKATSKAGLKLKEGQTVYIIFPEQKSTPALEIDFDVEILYEDDDILVIDKPSSLTVHPALSVKEPTLVDWLKHKGISLSTLSGEERHGIVHRLDRGTSGAMVIAKNNVAHEALSLQLQDKTMGRFYLAVVNPPMKEEVTVIDRPIGRSTHNRLKMAISETGKNAKTEFRKLLPSHDDTEELIVCKLYTGRTHQIRVHLESISRHIIGDHLYGSHTKSDKMERILLHAYILYFTHPTTHEKVTFTASLGPVMEDYLNKHFDPKEFHALIDPIRIEHLFSSESL, encoded by the coding sequence TTGACACAAGCAAAAGCTCACTTCACTACCGATACTGCAGTCCGTTTGGACGTTTTTTTAACACAGCAGTTAGGACAGACCCGTAACCAAATCACCCAGCTCATCGATCAGGAATGCGTTAGCGTTGATGGTAAAGCCACCTCTAAAGCAGGACTAAAACTCAAAGAAGGTCAAACTGTCTATATCATCTTCCCTGAGCAAAAATCAACTCCCGCTTTAGAAATTGATTTTGATGTCGAGATTTTGTACGAGGACGATGACATCCTCGTTATCGATAAACCCAGTTCCCTCACCGTCCACCCCGCACTGAGCGTCAAAGAGCCGACTCTCGTCGATTGGCTCAAACACAAAGGGATCAGCCTCTCAACCCTCAGCGGCGAAGAGCGTCACGGTATCGTCCATCGCCTCGACCGCGGAACCAGCGGAGCGATGGTCATCGCCAAAAACAACGTAGCCCACGAAGCCCTCTCCCTTCAGCTTCAGGATAAAACGATGGGACGTTTTTATCTGGCAGTCGTCAACCCGCCGATGAAAGAAGAAGTCACCGTAATCGACCGCCCTATCGGACGAAGTACCCATAATCGTCTTAAAATGGCGATCAGCGAAACGGGGAAAAATGCCAAAACCGAGTTTCGCAAACTCCTTCCCAGCCATGATGATACGGAAGAGCTGATCGTTTGTAAACTCTATACCGGACGAACCCATCAAATACGGGTCCATTTGGAATCAATCAGCCGTCATATCATCGGCGATCACCTCTACGGAAGCCACACGAAAAGCGACAAGATGGAACGTATCTTGCTTCATGCCTATATACTCTATTTTACCCATCCTACCACCCATGAAAAGGTGACTTTCACCGCTTCTTTGGGGCCGGTGATGGAAGATTATTTAAATAAACATTTTGATCCAAAGGAATTTCATGCACTCATCGATCCGATACGTATTGAGCACCTCTTTAGCTCTGAGTCTCTTTAG
- a CDS encoding FtsW/RodA/SpoVE family cell cycle protein, whose protein sequence is MFNIDRRILAHFDFITIILLIPLIFTSGWLIYEIHPTLGQKHLVYVSVGIGVFITLFLLPIRRMLWMIPIFYWVSILLLIAVEFVGHARLGAKRWIEIPFIHFTLQPSELLKPAFVLMLAYLISRNPPPRDGYGLKDFLKLSFFILFPFILIAKEPDLGTATVLVMLGFGILFIVGVHWKIWVGLIAAFVISLPLVYTQLHDYQKQRLTDFVSEKPSYHVEQSMIAVGSGGFFGKAKEDATQTQMKFLPIASSDFIFAYVVERFGFFGAFLLISLYAALILHLMITAFWTEDYYIKVVAGGISLLFFIYMAVNIAMTIGVAPVVGVPLPMFSYGGSSFVNFMVLLAVMENLLAYRFRYLYGDTGKKSFL, encoded by the coding sequence GTGTTCAATATTGATCGGCGAATTTTAGCACACTTTGATTTCATAACCATTATCTTATTGATTCCCCTCATATTTACTTCAGGTTGGCTTATTTACGAGATTCATCCGACTTTGGGACAAAAGCATTTGGTGTATGTTTCGGTCGGAATCGGTGTGTTTATTACCCTTTTTCTCCTCCCCATTAGACGGATGCTGTGGATGATCCCCATCTTTTACTGGGTGAGTATTCTGCTTCTGATAGCCGTAGAGTTCGTAGGACATGCGAGGCTGGGGGCGAAGCGGTGGATCGAAATCCCCTTTATCCATTTTACGCTGCAGCCATCCGAGCTATTGAAACCCGCATTTGTCCTTATGCTGGCCTATCTCATCAGCCGAAACCCGCCTCCGAGGGACGGTTATGGACTGAAAGATTTTCTAAAACTCTCTTTTTTTATTCTGTTTCCTTTTATTCTGATCGCAAAAGAGCCCGATTTGGGGACGGCAACGGTGCTTGTGATGCTGGGATTCGGAATTTTATTTATTGTAGGGGTGCATTGGAAAATCTGGGTCGGTTTGATCGCAGCTTTTGTTATTTCGTTACCGCTCGTGTATACGCAGCTGCACGACTACCAAAAACAGCGCTTGACCGATTTCGTCAGTGAAAAGCCGAGTTACCACGTCGAACAGTCGATGATTGCGGTCGGTTCCGGAGGATTTTTCGGAAAAGCCAAAGAAGATGCGACCCAAACGCAGATGAAGTTTTTACCGATTGCATCGAGTGACTTTATTTTCGCCTATGTGGTTGAACGGTTCGGATTTTTCGGTGCATTTTTACTGATATCACTGTACGCTGCGCTGATCCTCCATCTGATGATTACCGCATTTTGGACGGAGGATTATTATATCAAGGTAGTCGCAGGGGGGATATCTCTGCTGTTCTTTATCTATATGGCAGTTAATATCGCCATGACGATCGGAGTTGCTCCTGTCGTAGGGGTTCCATTACCGATGTTTAGTTACGGGGGAAGCAGCTTTGTTAATTTTATGGTTTTGTTAGCCGTAATGGAGAACCTTTTAGCCTATCGATTTCGATATCTTTACGGAGACACGGGTAAAAAAAGCTTTCTCTAA